The following coding sequences are from one Saprospiraceae bacterium window:
- a CDS encoding tyrosine-type recombinase/integrase, with product MYATHLPEPGVDLRRKQEALGHNSIKTTEIYTHIQDTYRYRFRSPINDGTLEKNLPIAFKYRENYIILSKDLKTSYKMQ from the coding sequence ATCTACGCTACTCACTTACCCGAACCGGGAGTAGATCTGAGAAGAAAACAGGAAGCCTTGGGCCATAACTCTATCAAAACTACAGAAATATACACCCACATACAGGATACGTACAGATACCGCTTTCGCAGCCCGATAAACGATGGAACTTTAGAAAAAAATCTGCCAATTGCTTTTAAATACAGGGAAAATTATATAATTTTGTCAAAAGACCTTAAAACGTCTTATAAAATGCAATGA
- a CDS encoding T9SS type A sorting domain-containing protein — protein MQLLIWGTHNSPLPSNSIKVIKIDSKGRVWIGTEKGLIIKDGNNWITFKDSLLLNTEIRDITFENDSSIWLSSWGKGLIHLVPNQTTKINQVLANELLLFPNPFIDGINISTLGKNTVNQIDILTIDGNLIISKTLGENHFIDLIELPSGTYFAKIYFDNVYCIKKLIKNSGL, from the coding sequence GTGCAACTACTTATTTGGGGTACTCATAATTCTCCTTTGCCAAGTAATTCCATAAAAGTAATCAAAATTGATTCTAAAGGTAGAGTCTGGATTGGTACTGAAAAAGGACTCATCATTAAAGATGGTAATAATTGGATTACTTTTAAAGATAGTCTTTTACTTAACACGGAAATAAGGGATATTACATTTGAAAATGATTCTTCTATTTGGCTTAGCAGTTGGGGTAAAGGACTAATTCATCTAGTTCCGAATCAAACGACAAAAATTAATCAAGTACTTGCTAATGAATTATTACTGTTTCCGAATCCCTTCATTGATGGTATAAATATTTCTACTTTGGGTAAAAATACAGTTAATCAAATAGACATCTTAACAATTGATGGAAATTTAATTATAAGCAAAACTCTAGGTGAAAATCACTTCATTGATTTGATTGAATTGCCTAGCGGGACATATTTCGCAAAAATTTATTTTGACAATGTATATTGTATTAAAAAATTAATTAAAAATAGCGGCCTATAA